AATGAGACAAACTAAAGAGTTTACCAGTCTTTGTCATTTTCGAACGACATTAGAATGCCAGGACGCCCTCGGTATGGAGAATAGAGGAGTACTAGATGAACAAATTACCGCCTCTTCAGAATTGAGTGATAATAGTGCCGCCTATCAAGGAAGACTTAATGCTCATGAATCTATCCAGGGAAGCACTGTTGAATCAGGAGCATGGGTCGCTGGTACAAGCGACCAAAGCCAGTGGCTACAAGTTGATTTGTACGACGAGGAATCACTTATAAGCCGTGTTGCGATGCAAGGAAGAAATCAAGATGTTTCCTGGGTTCTAGCTAACAGCCAATGGGTGGAGAGGTACAAGCTGC
This sequence is a window from Acropora palmata chromosome 6, jaAcrPala1.3, whole genome shotgun sequence. Protein-coding genes within it:
- the LOC141884610 gene encoding EGF-like repeat and discoidin I-like domain-containing protein 3, translated to MTCVNEYGSFFCKECQDALGMENRGVLDEQITASSELSDNSAAYQGRLNAHESIQGSTVESGAWVAGTSDQSQWLQVDLYDEESLISRVAMQGRNQDVSWVLANSQWVERYKLQYSNDGRDFEYYHEQGKSAAKVRRNVND